The Moraxella haemolytica genome window below encodes:
- a CDS encoding transcriptional regulator translates to MNNIDALIQHYGSQVLLAKALGVAQGAISQWKTGKTTISPTNALKIEKITDGKFKAVDLCPQLIEIEKLKAPSGN, encoded by the coding sequence ATGAATAATATTGACGCATTAATTCAACATTACGGCAGCCAAGTGCTTTTGGCAAAAGCACTTGGTGTGGCTCAAGGAGCAATCAGCCAGTGGAAGACTGGTAAGACCACTATTAGTCCTACAAATGCCTTAAAGATTGAGAAAATTACAGACGGTAAATTTAAGGCAGTGGACTTATGCCCACAACTTATTGAGATTGAAAAATTAAAAGCCCCTAGCGGTAACTAG